One window of Macrococcus sp. 19Msa1099 genomic DNA carries:
- a CDS encoding GRP family sugar transporter, with the protein MDILIALLPALLWGSVVLINVKVGGTPYEQIMGTVIGAFIIGSITYIMVQPELNTKILLVGMVSGAFWAFGQGNQLKSVELIGVSKTMPISTGLQLVGTTLISVIFFNEWKTMTSIILGVIALTLLIIGVMLTSLKGKEDDQTKGNLKKALPILLISTLGYVTYVVIGQFFGVEGWSALFPQSIGMVLGGLLLTLKHHPKKKAIAKNMFPGVLWALGNMAMFYSQPKVGVATSFSFSQMLVVVSTLGGIFLLREKKTKKQYIGIAAGIMLIIIAAFLLGYAKQ; encoded by the coding sequence ATGGATATATTAATTGCTTTGTTACCAGCATTACTATGGGGAAGTGTCGTCTTAATTAATGTTAAAGTAGGCGGAACCCCTTATGAACAAATTATGGGGACTGTCATCGGTGCCTTTATCATCGGCTCGATTACTTATATCATGGTTCAGCCAGAACTAAATACAAAAATTCTATTAGTCGGTATGGTTTCTGGTGCATTCTGGGCGTTTGGTCAAGGAAATCAGCTTAAAAGTGTTGAGCTTATCGGTGTTTCTAAGACAATGCCAATTTCAACAGGCTTACAACTCGTAGGTACAACGTTGATTTCAGTCATATTCTTCAACGAATGGAAGACCATGACTTCAATTATTCTCGGAGTTATAGCATTAACACTTTTAATTATCGGGGTCATGTTAACCTCACTAAAAGGTAAAGAAGATGACCAGACGAAAGGAAATCTTAAAAAAGCCCTCCCCATATTGTTAATCTCTACTTTAGGGTATGTAACTTATGTCGTTATCGGTCAGTTCTTCGGTGTCGAAGGCTGGAGCGCACTATTCCCTCAGTCAATCGGTATGGTTCTCGGTGGATTACTGCTTACTTTAAAGCATCATCCGAAGAAAAAAGCAATTGCAAAAAACATGTTCCCTGGTGTGTTATGGGCTTTAGGTAATATGGCAATGTTTTATTCTCAGCCTAAAGTGGGTGTAGCAACAAGCTTTTCATTCTCACAGATGCTTGTCGTAGTTTCGACACTCGGCGGGATCTTCCTGTTAAGAGAAAAGAAAACAAAGAAACAATATATCGGCATTGCCGCAGGAATTATGTTAATTATCATCGCAGCATTCCTACTAGGATATGCAAAACAATAA
- a CDS encoding GNAT family N-acetyltransferase, translating to MKITQMEDIHKTAKFLYDLNQHNEHHVGYILLTLQGIEEQLHHIKKEDMLLIKDEEEIIAAFGIEPINDKEAHILGPITKHTDKITLNMIKVMWQDFLITHPSLKTYYFSLHEDHRFGQTVMKNLRTQYLGTTYTMTTHQNKTTSLVPQVIKYKPVYKKSFTEIMKDMYIDYKPMRDKILNSIGNSHELYLYLNEGIAKGFIWMQINDDDSCDIRFVYTHLQYRHKGIGHDLVTFAVDHAFKKHHATSVQLSVKSKREKDIAFYEKLGFKKINEMNHFKYTIE from the coding sequence TTGAAAATCACACAAATGGAAGATATACACAAGACAGCAAAGTTCTTATATGACCTCAATCAGCATAACGAACATCACGTCGGATATATACTTTTGACATTACAAGGTATAGAAGAACAACTTCATCACATCAAAAAAGAAGATATGCTGCTCATTAAAGATGAAGAGGAAATCATCGCTGCATTTGGTATAGAGCCTATTAACGATAAAGAGGCGCACATTCTTGGTCCAATTACGAAACATACAGACAAAATAACATTGAATATGATCAAAGTGATGTGGCAAGATTTCCTTATAACACACCCTAGCTTGAAGACCTATTACTTCAGCCTGCATGAAGATCATCGTTTTGGCCAGACTGTTATGAAAAATTTACGAACGCAATATCTTGGAACGACATATACCATGACAACCCATCAAAATAAAACGACATCTCTCGTACCTCAAGTTATTAAATATAAACCTGTATATAAAAAGAGCTTTACAGAAATTATGAAAGATATGTATATAGACTATAAACCAATGCGTGATAAAATATTGAATTCTATCGGGAATAGTCATGAACTGTACCTCTATTTGAATGAAGGTATTGCTAAAGGCTTCATCTGGATGCAGATCAATGATGACGATAGCTGCGACATTCGATTCGTCTATACGCATTTACAATACCGTCATAAAGGCATTGGCCACGACCTTGTAACTTTCGCTGTAGACCATGCATTTAAAAAACATCACGCGACGAGTGTACAGCTTTCCGTGAAAAGTAAGCGGGAAAAAGATATAGCATTCTACGAGAAACTTGGATTCAAAAAAATAAATGAAATGAATCATTTTAAATATACTATAGAATAA